GCCATGTGAGTGAACTCATCCCGCCGCGTCCCGCGCCTCCGCAGGTATCGCGCCGCGTTACGAAGAGCCATATCATCGGCGTCGCAGGGCTGGCCATCTGGCTTCTTCTCGCAGCCGGGCTCGTCTATATGATGGTGTCCAACTGGGACATGGACAAGTTCGTCAAATACGAGCAGCGCTATCGCTCAGGCCTTCTGACGACAGTTACCCTGGTCTTTGTCTCCGTTCTGCTCGGCGCGCTTCTCTCGGCACCTATCGCCTATGCCCGCATGTCGAAGAACCGGGTGCTGAACGCTGTTTCCTACGCCTATGTCTACCTTTTCCGCGGCACGCCGCTGCTCGCCCAGATCTATCTGATCTACTACGGCGTCGGATCGTTCCGGACCGGAATCGAGTCCGTCGGCCTCTGGTGGTTCTTCCGTGAAGCGTGGAACTGCGCGCTTCTGTCCATGACGCTCAACACCGCCGCCTATCAGGCCGAAATCCTTCGCGGCGCGATCCAGAGCGTGCCGCGCGGACAGACGGAAGGCGCGAAATCACTCGGCCTTCCACCCTCGGTGACCTTCTGGAAGATCATCCTGCCCCAGGCACTGATTGTGGCTCTCCGCCCCTACGGCAACGAGATCATCCTGATGATCAAGGGATCGGCCGTCGTCGCGGTGGTCACGGTACTCGACCTGATGGGACAGACCCGCTACACCTTCTCGCGCACCTTCGATTATCAGGCCTATCTCTGGGCGGCGGTATTCTACTTGTCGATCGTCGAAGCCATGCGTCACGCATGGGGATGGATGGAAGCCCGCCTGACGCGGCACCTGAAACGCTGAACCGCGTTTTTCGCTCGGAAACACCGTTGGCAGCACTCCTCCATCGAGGCTGCCAACGCTATGTTTTAAATGACAAAAATCCGATCATGGCAGCGTTGTTAAGCCTCGATTAAGGCTGATGGCCTTATTGTTTTGTTAACCGTGTTTCACGGCACGGCCACCGGCCTCGCCGAAGCGGAAAACCGCCGGCCCCGGTTCCTTCAAAGTGGGAACAAAACGAGGTTGCGATGAACCAGGACATGGAACTGATGCTCAAGGGCTACGGCCTGACGACTGCCCAGATACTCTATCGCCTTCCCGACCACCCGACATTCCTCCAGACCTATATCTGGCAACATTACGATCTGGCGCCTGACTTCCCGGAAATGCGGACGTTCCTGCAGTTCTGGCAGGAGAAGCTGGACGGCCCGCTGCATTCGGTTCGCTATGTGCACAAGAAGATGATCGCGGCAAACGAGTGGCGCGCCCTGAAAGGCGAGTTCATCCTGCACTGACGGCAGCACAGATGTCGCGCTGATTGCAAATGACGGCCCGAACGGCTAGAGGCAGTCGCAAATGGCTGCCGGCTGGCGGTGGCCGGATGCAGCGGAGCGGTATGCAATGGCCAAGATCGACGAAGAAGCTCTGGCGGAAGCGTATAACCGTGCGCTTGCCCTCGAAAAGGCCGGCGACATCGACGCGGCCGTGAAAGCCTATGAGGAAGTTCTGGCCATCGATCCGGAAGACCATGGCGGCGCCTCGGTCCGTATCGCATCGCTCGGACGCGGCGACGCCCCGCCCAAGGCGCCGGATGCCTATGTCGAAACCCTGTTCGACCAGCATGCGGAAGCCTTCGAGGATATCCTCGTCGAGCAACTCGGCTATGCCGTTCCCGTACTCGTCCGCCAGCGGCTGCAGTCGCTCGGCCTCGGCCCCTTCAAGCGCATGCTGGACCTCGGCTGCGGCACAGGGCTGACGGGCGGAACCCTGCGGGACATGGCGGAAGACATCACCGGTCTCGACATCTCCGAGAACATGGTCGAAATCGCTCATGAGAAGGACCTCTACGAGACCCTCTACGTCGCCGAAGTCGAGGATTTCCTTGAAGACAATGACGACGAGCCCTTCGACCTTGTCACCGCGACCGACGTCCTGCCCTATCTCGGCGCCCTGGAGCCGCTGTTCTTCGGCACGGCCGAAAACATGGTCGAGGGCGGTATCTTCGTCTTCTCCTCCGAGACCCTGCCGGAGGACGTCATGGCAGGCCGCACCTATATGGTCGGCCCGCACCAACGCTTCGCCCATGCGGAAACCTATGTCCGCGAACGGCTCGCCGCCACCGGCTTCGAACTGGTGGAAATTTCCGAGATCAACGTGCGCATGCAAGACGGCCATCCGACACCCGGACATCTGGTGATCGCACGTCTGCGCGGCTGACGCTCTTCGTACCAACTTCCTCCGCCTCTGCGACGGGAGCATGATCGAGCCAGTATTCATCCGGATACTCATGGCAGTGCGAGCGGCCGATACCGGACGACTGAAATGTCATAATGCGGATGAGTTCGAGATAAATTTCGACGATGGTGGGCATGGCATTTCTCCTTTGCCCGCCATCTCAACCCACTTGCGCCCTCTTCTCAAACGAGCTTATCGTGCACTTCAATTGACTTGAGGTTATGGATGAAGCGCGGTCGCCTGCCCCTGACGGCATTGAGAAGTTTCGAGGCGGCGGGCCGTCTCGGAAGCTTCACCGCGGCCTCTCAGGAACTCTACGTCTCGCAGGCCGCCATCAGCCGGCAGGTCCGCGAACTGGAGACGACCCTCGGAATACCGCTGTTCGAACGCGGTCATCGGCGGGTAACGCTCACGCAGTCAGGCCGCCAACTGCTGGAAAGCCTGACGTCGGCATTTGACAGCATTGTTCTCACGCTGGACGAAATCGCCGGCGAGCCACAGCGGCAGGCGTTGGCGATCAGCAGC
The window above is part of the Rhizobium sp. ACO-34A genome. Proteins encoded here:
- a CDS encoding amino acid ABC transporter permease, yielding MSHVSELIPPRPAPPQVSRRVTKSHIIGVAGLAIWLLLAAGLVYMMVSNWDMDKFVKYEQRYRSGLLTTVTLVFVSVLLGALLSAPIAYARMSKNRVLNAVSYAYVYLFRGTPLLAQIYLIYYGVGSFRTGIESVGLWWFFREAWNCALLSMTLNTAAYQAEILRGAIQSVPRGQTEGAKSLGLPPSVTFWKIILPQALIVALRPYGNEIILMIKGSAVVAVVTVLDLMGQTRYTFSRTFDYQAYLWAAVFYLSIVEAMRHAWGWMEARLTRHLKR
- a CDS encoding aspartate-semialdehyde dehydrogenase; protein product: MNQDMELMLKGYGLTTAQILYRLPDHPTFLQTYIWQHYDLAPDFPEMRTFLQFWQEKLDGPLHSVRYVHKKMIAANEWRALKGEFILH
- a CDS encoding S-adenosylmethionine-dependent methyltransferase, translated to MAKIDEEALAEAYNRALALEKAGDIDAAVKAYEEVLAIDPEDHGGASVRIASLGRGDAPPKAPDAYVETLFDQHAEAFEDILVEQLGYAVPVLVRQRLQSLGLGPFKRMLDLGCGTGLTGGTLRDMAEDITGLDISENMVEIAHEKDLYETLYVAEVEDFLEDNDDEPFDLVTATDVLPYLGALEPLFFGTAENMVEGGIFVFSSETLPEDVMAGRTYMVGPHQRFAHAETYVRERLAATGFELVEISEINVRMQDGHPTPGHLVIARLRG